Proteins found in one Leptospira bouyouniensis genomic segment:
- a CDS encoding PAS domain-containing sensor histidine kinase, which yields MIQICITSRLSSLPVVVAYKKGYFEEFGVKVTLHVNTHHKAILPLLDAGRVEAGEVPTIAYLQESFLKKSKLKRIYKGIYLYHSPLSFYSRFQFKPEDLTRNKAYILPVPHINSVERLFAEKFLEEYAPKNPVKVRYIDTPGFLEEKEFLKPNCLGLVSDPFSSPFLRNFQDFANTLELPILKKDLLYPSTLLAFSGDAILKTGREVSGVLLAVKKAIDFLQNSNKDYNGNLWEDLQLSHFYPHLRVGETKNLLTEHPLVQKGVFSYVGDETTLFPLLKDVYFRLIRRVMQPEAVQDALNFDEILSALEPKKVFDVRKLSSFQEPSNVKLHAPSQINYRKLNAVRHLIVDVNSLVLDMLQGNYTSRLNTDETLQLDNRVKVLVNSMLDSFNAKIELQREEITELENLISILEIKLDRSAVDLQYSEEKYRYLFEFSREAIALVDADTGSILEANNQFRLLTGYTRGDITKMNIEDIILGNQVSNQLRFGSDLSSDTMLSLPDVEILAKDGSKLEVDISFTSILLSPKKRYQVQFRPNSERKEQERLQHEFISNVSHELRSPMTNIRGYLEFFKSDSSLPFNKEHINMLEVIDKNAKRLSFLIENLLKLTTSREKDNEAEVIEIFDPVSVIEDVIHMNSHLAKGKSIEWDLSLKKGLLIRGIRFEFSQIITNLYVNALKYTFKGKIGISLRESNGKVEIIVEDTGIGIDPNYKNQIFDRFFRIPSTDNKKIGGTGLGLSIVKSLVEKMSGEIIVESTMGEGSKFTIYFPKINANV from the coding sequence GTGATCCAGATTTGTATAACAAGCCGACTCAGTTCCTTGCCAGTAGTTGTTGCTTATAAAAAAGGTTACTTTGAAGAGTTTGGAGTTAAAGTCACACTTCATGTCAACACTCACCATAAAGCAATCCTTCCATTACTAGACGCTGGTCGAGTCGAAGCCGGAGAAGTACCTACAATTGCCTACCTCCAAGAAAGTTTTTTAAAAAAATCAAAACTCAAACGAATTTATAAAGGGATTTATCTCTATCATTCACCTTTATCATTTTATTCTAGATTTCAGTTCAAACCAGAAGACTTAACAAGAAACAAAGCTTATATTTTACCTGTTCCTCATATCAACTCAGTCGAGAGATTGTTTGCAGAAAAGTTCTTAGAAGAATACGCTCCAAAAAATCCAGTAAAAGTTCGTTACATTGACACACCTGGATTTCTAGAAGAAAAAGAATTTTTAAAGCCGAATTGTCTTGGACTTGTATCGGATCCTTTTTCAAGTCCCTTCCTTCGTAACTTCCAAGACTTTGCCAATACCTTAGAACTTCCGATTTTAAAGAAAGATTTACTTTATCCTTCCACCTTACTTGCGTTTAGTGGTGACGCAATCCTTAAAACGGGAAGAGAAGTCTCTGGTGTCCTATTAGCTGTTAAAAAAGCCATTGATTTCCTACAGAATTCAAACAAAGACTATAACGGCAATTTATGGGAAGACCTTCAATTATCTCATTTTTACCCTCACCTGAGAGTGGGGGAGACAAAAAACCTTTTAACAGAACATCCTTTGGTCCAAAAGGGAGTGTTTTCCTATGTGGGTGATGAAACTACACTGTTTCCTCTCCTAAAAGATGTATATTTCCGGCTGATCCGAAGAGTCATGCAACCGGAAGCAGTACAAGATGCCTTAAACTTTGATGAAATTTTATCTGCCCTTGAACCAAAGAAGGTATTCGATGTAAGAAAACTTTCGAGTTTCCAGGAGCCTTCCAATGTAAAATTACATGCACCATCACAAATCAACTACAGAAAACTCAATGCAGTGAGGCATTTGATTGTTGATGTAAATTCTTTGGTCCTAGACATGTTACAAGGAAATTATACCTCAAGATTGAATACAGACGAAACACTCCAGCTCGACAACAGAGTCAAAGTTCTCGTTAACTCAATGTTAGATTCTTTCAACGCAAAAATTGAATTACAAAGAGAAGAAATCACCGAACTTGAAAACCTTATATCTATATTAGAAATAAAGTTAGATAGATCAGCGGTTGATTTACAATACTCAGAAGAAAAGTATCGCTATCTGTTTGAGTTCTCGAGAGAAGCGATTGCATTGGTAGATGCAGATACAGGAAGTATCTTAGAAGCAAACAATCAATTTAGACTACTCACCGGTTATACCAGAGGAGATATCACAAAGATGAATATCGAGGATATCATTCTCGGTAACCAAGTCTCAAACCAATTAAGATTTGGATCCGATTTATCCTCTGATACGATGTTATCACTTCCAGACGTTGAAATTTTGGCTAAAGATGGTTCAAAACTAGAAGTTGATATTAGTTTTACCTCTATTTTATTATCACCAAAAAAACGATACCAGGTTCAATTTCGTCCAAATTCAGAGAGGAAAGAACAAGAGCGTCTCCAACACGAATTTATATCAAATGTGAGCCATGAACTACGTAGTCCGATGACAAACATTCGAGGCTATCTGGAATTTTTTAAATCGGACTCATCTTTACCATTTAACAAAGAACATATCAATATGTTAGAGGTGATTGATAAAAATGCAAAAAGACTCAGTTTCCTCATTGAAAATCTGCTCAAACTGACTACATCGCGTGAAAAAGATAACGAAGCAGAAGTGATCGAAATTTTCGATCCAGTGTCTGTGATAGAAGATGTCATCCATATGAACTCACACCTTGCAAAAGGAAAATCAATCGAATGGGATCTCTCTTTGAAAAAAGGCCTCCTGATCCGAGGGATTCGATTCGAATTTTCTCAGATCATCACCAATTTATATGTGAATGCTCTAAAATATACATTCAAAGGTAAAATTGGAATTTCACTTCGTGAATCAAACGGAAAAGTTGAAATCATTGTTGAAGATACAGGAATTGGTATCGACCCAAATTACAAAAATCAAATCTTTGATCGTTTCTTTCGTATCCCATCCACTGATAACAAAAAAATTGGAGGGACAGGCCTTGGCCTATCCATTGTGAAATCATTAGTAGAAAAAATGTCTGGAGAAATCATTGTAGAAAGCACAATGGGAGAGGGGAGTAAATTCACTATCTACTTCCCAAAAATCAATGCTAACGTTTGA